ATGAAAAGTATGTGACATGAATGTGCTCTACATTTCACACATGCTGTCTGATCGGTTAAAACCTACCTGTAATCACTGCTCTAATACAACAAGCGGGTCCTACCTTCATATCTTAGGGATGATCATGCCCATCTTTGCATGATAATGCCCGAAAAGAGTTGGTAATGATCAAGAACATCACACATACGGACTGGCATGCAAGGTCACGTAATCCCATTCAACATTCTTGGCATATTACTTAAGTCATGTTTACGTCTAGATCTTCATCCTGAGACTCTGGGTGAACACGTTACAGAGAGAATGACAGAACATTCTACAACAGCATATCTAAAGGCTTGTTTAGTCAATGCACTTCTTCACTGTCCAAAACTGGGTTTAACTTCAATGTTAGCATGTTGCATTACTGTTTCATGGGTAAatgcttttgatgatttgtaagtCAATTATTGCTCAAAACCATTTCCTTTCATTCAGTTAACCGTATGCACAAATGTTTCACCTTCCTATTGTACCATTCCATGATTTgcaatttcaataaataaaactgTAATGAGACTAACAAATTGGGGGGCTTAACTCATTTTTTACCGTTAATAGTTTCTCACTAGTGAACATTACAGAAGAGACAAAGCAGAAATCCAGGCTAATTTAGTCGTGTTTTCTGAAGCCGAGCGATAAGAAACGTTGAGGCGCCCAAAGTATAACTTTTCCACACCGTGCATTTGCAACGTTGTTGTCACGTGTTGAGATTACGTTGCACAGTGACGTGATGTTAACGTAGTCAGAAAAAATGGAAACTAAGTCACTCATATTTGTGCAAAGAAAATGACAAACATTTAGGTTAACATTTATTACTTATTTTTTCCTTTTTTAATTGTCTTTTTTTGTAAAGAATTCTGTCATTTTGGAGTATCCTGAATCCAAAACACACTGCTCGCATGTTCGTACAGTTTTGCCTTCCAAACTTGTTAGTGGCTGCAGTATTAAAATCTGGTATTTTGTGATTTGAATTATGGCTAATCACCAGCGACTGACGATATTGTGTAAATACACTGTATGTCCCATTGGTCCCTAGTGCGACAATGCTCATTTGGTCAGTGACGACTCATAGGTATATTGCCAGAGTGTCCCCTCTGTCTATTACGTAACAATCACATTCTGGGGCCACTACGTGACAAGTCGTTGAGAAGATGTGAATGTAGGGACCACTCTGGGACAACTTGTTAGTTAGTTGCGTGTGTTTATCCTTTCTGTATTTTGCTAGTAGACTTCCATGGCTCTGAATGGATATGACTTGTTGTGTCCTTCTTGTGGTGAGGATGTATTGATGTGTACTAATATGTAAATGTGAAGCCATGAATAGTGTAAACGTaccgtttgtttttttttcatcagaGCCCTTTCAAAGCATCCCCCCCCCCACCCGCCCTTTAATTAGCCTAACACACTTGCTAATTAAGCTGATTAGATTAAAAGGGGTCAGTGTGGGAACACCTAAGTGTTCGAGGGCCACACCGGGAATACATCGACCCATAGCATGGTTTTATATTGCTTCGTTTTCAATAGTTAAGTCACTTTAGATTTAATCACTAGTTTTgaatttatatctgtgatagtctagttgttttctgtccttcgttgacaggtatTAATAGTTTACTTTAAATCACTCGACttgatttagtcacgatatggctaacaCGGTGCCTATGTcttactcacgcactcactcactcactcactcactcacgcactcactcacccaaccttTGATGAAGAATCACAATCATCATGGAATATCTAGAATTTACAATTCCCTGACGCTAATACAGCTGGGCCATACAACTCTTGTTACGTAGGTAATAAATGCCGAACATCCATGCTGTTAGCACAGTTGGGACCATTCTGAGATGTCTGTTTCTGGGATAAATCCTGAAGTGCTTCCTATTTTATTTGAAGGTCATTAAGTTCAAAATAGCCTGATCAgaacaaatgtttaaaaatgtttttgtcttaAGCATTTGTTCACATATGACACAGAGTGCATTCAACATGGATCGTCCTCCCTGTACGGCCCCTCAACAATGCATTCAACATGGATCGTCCTCCCTGTACGGCCCCTCAACACTGCATTCAACATGGATCGTCCTCCCTGTACGGCCCCTCAACACTGCAATCAACATAGATCGTCCTCTCTGCACGGCCCCTCAACACTGCATTCAACATGGATCGTCCTCCCTGTACGGCCCCTCAACAATGCATTCAACATAGATCGTCCTCTCTGTACGGCCCCTCAACACTGCATTCAACATGGATCGTCCTCCCTGTACGGCCCCTCAACAATGCATTCAACATAGATCGTCCTCCCTGTACGTCCCCTCAACAATGCATTCAACATAGATCGTCCTCTCTGTACGGCCCCTCAACACTGCATTCAACATAGATCGTCCTCTCTGTACGGCCCCTCAACAATGCATTCAACATAGATCGTCCTCCCTGTACGTCCCCTCAACATCGTCCATCCCCCTCCATCGTCGCGTGGAAACATTCTTCAGTATGAGTAAATTTCCTCCTCCACAAGCCATATCTAAAATATTATCACCAGCATCATTCGTagtttttgcttgttttgtcAAGGATAGTCACATTTTAATACTTACGAGATAGTTTACATATACATGTGATCATCTAGTAGTATCTTGCTGTTTTGccgaggcacccgtggcgagccacctcctcgtggtgggtgctgggtaacgctaagagctcgccgacacccccgttgtggacccggggggatatttggtccaccaacccgtttgccgtgggttgcggccctgtgtcggtggaggaggggatcctggtggttgaggtcaataggggcctgcaaccgtgttcctattgcctaacacaccactttggccctgacttcacctagacgggtggttgaatgggcccggttcaaccaatcggctggtcacgccaagccctgagcattacaatatgaaatgttaaaaaattGGAAATTGTATCTTTTTAAGTCTTGGCGAATTTTTGGATCTTCTTCATTTCAActatacactttcatgtttttgcctagagtcgtatgcccagaaggcggtggctcatgggtcaatctggtggaatgattacacttttaatttttctgctggagtatatcatccgggtatccttggtgctgcaaactGGAGATCcgtttgtttttagcattgtccttgtgatactccgtggtgggtggggagctcggatgatgaaacaattataAGCTCACTATGGCTTACCAAACTCCCTCCAAAAAGACCAAGCGACAACTTGACAACGACAATGAAGAGAATGAATCCACTGTACCAGacaattggccacgtttccttgttctTGACACTGTTTACAAGACTCCACTCAAGTTGAAtcctttcattatttctaagggGATATATGGCGTTGCGGGTGACGTTAAGAACATCAAgcgcttgcgttcaggctccCTACTGATTGAATGTCATCGAAAACAGCAGGCCTCCAACCTATTGACACTGCAAACTTTGGCTAGCATTCCTGTTTCAGTCACTGCCCATAGAACCTTGAAGACTTCTAAAGGCATCATAAGAGACAGAGACCATTTGTTAGCTGACATGTCGGAGCTGGACATTgcgtctgaaatgaaagatcaaggtgtgacatATGTCCGACGATTTACTACCCGGAAAAACAACGAATTGATGaacacaaacacttacctcttcTCATTCTCATCTCCAACTCTCCCCAAGTCTGTTAAAGTGGGATACTGTAATATTGCAGTTGCAGTCTACATCCCAAATCCGTTGAGGTGTTTtcgatgccaaaaatatggtcatggagtTAACACCTGCACACAGCCAGTGACATGCGCTCATTGTAGCGAGACATCTCATGTAACGGAAGACTGCACTAGcactttcaaaaaatgcacGAATTGTTCAGGCAATCATTCATcgttttccaaagaatgtaaaatatggcaaaagcaaatggaaataaacaaagtaaaattcactcaaaacgttagctttgctgatgctaaaaagattgtGGAATCAACCATACCTAATGCAACGTATGCATCAGTGGTCAGAGTACCTTCTGAAACCATGCCTAAAGTTTCAACTTCATCGATTGTGTGtcaaacagacctgacttggGTTAAAACCGATTACCCGAAACTTTCCACGCCTGAACAATCTACTcagacttcagaaacaaatgtgaacgCCCGTGTGCTTTCTACAGTTCAGTCTGAAGAACAACGATTGTCACAATCTACAGAACAGACTCcttctgaaacaaattcaaaGTCTAAAAGTACTGTCAAACCGAGAACAGATAATGGGAAAAAGACTGGTAGACCACCCAAGGGTTCAGATAATCGCATAAAATTCTTCAATATATATGGTtcactcgaggacatggatgtgtcagaaaacatccaccacAGGGCACAGAGCTTGTCTCCCTCCAAgaaagtgaggggtagatccccaatcaatccaCCAAAAAGATAATGTATTCCAAAcatatagtacagtggaactgtagaggactgaagactaattataatgagttacatctattagtccaagatctggcaccatcatcgttctgtctgcaggaaactcatctgaaacagacagatactttccatttacgtcagtacgatgcctatcattatttctcaccttcgggtgaaagggccactggtgggtcctcaatccttgttaagcagaatgttatccacagccatataccacttacaactaatctccaagcagttgcagtgagactcacacttcatgttgtccttacattatgctcactctatattccgccttcttcaacacttcacctgactgatctgcaagctctctatgatcaacttccgaaaccttgcattataatgggtgatcttaatggtcacaatccactctggggtggtacaaatactaacactaaaggtaaaatactggaagatttcatctcaaataatgacctgtgcatttttaatgatgattcaagcacttatctacatcctgcaacaggcacctactcttccctagatttgtctctagcagactctaatctacttaatgaatttgattggtccgtTCACaacgatctctgtggaagtgatcattttccaacgATATTATCTGCATCTTCTCCGACTGATTcttcatcttatacaagatggaatttttccaaagcgGATTGGTCCTCATTTCAAACTCAATGCACATCTCAACTAAGacctgaatgtttcagtgatattgctgatcctattcaggtattttctgacgttttaaacgTAATTGCTGATGACTGCATACCAagatcctctacaactccacatgtacgaaagccatggtttacgacAGTAAAAGTGCtagaaaagcaaggaaaaaggcagagaaatatttccgccatcacccaactgtccataatttaaacagatttaaaatactgaatgcaaaggcgcgtcgtacctttaaacaaagtaagcgacaatcttggaggaactatatctccaaaattaattcgcgcacgccaatgtccaaagtatggaacatggttcaaagaattaaaggcaaaggttcaaaatctgccgttcaccatctcaaagatggtgataatctaattactgacaaatgtcaaattgcaaataaaattggcgaaactcttgccaaaaattcttcatcagaaaattacgtccctgagtttcagagataccagaaacaacaggagaagataaaacttaaatttgaatcagataacggtgaagactataatgaagtgtattcattacatgagctatatactgctcttgagcaagctcatgacacagcagcgggtgatgacaatattcattatcagctgctgaaacacttacctgaaccatgtctggttacACTTTTGGAtacatttgacaaaatatggacatctggaaactttcctccttcatggcgtaatgccattgtggtcccaatacccaaacctggtaaggatcctactgatccttccaattacagaccgatatctttaaccagctgtgtctgtaaaaccatggggcgaatggtaaataacagattaatttggtatctggaaaccaataacctcattacaaatattcaatgtggttttcggaagaatagaagtactattgatcatctggtacgtttagaatccttcgttaaaaatgctatagtcaataaacaacatgctatgtcgattttctttgatctcgagaaagcttatgacacgacatggaagcatggtattttgaaggatttacatgactttgggttgagaggccgtttgcctctttttatatcacagtttttaaatgacagacaatttcaagtccgagtgggttctaccctgtctgaccattataatcaggatcagggtgttccacaaggcagtattttgtctgtcactttatttagtattaagatcaacagtttatccaaggttttaaacgattcgattgacggatcactttttgtggatgattttaatatttcttgtcgtggtaaaaatatgcatactattgaacggcaattacagttgtgtttaaataaaataaagaaatggtgtcttgaaaacggctttaaattttctaaatcaaaaactaattgtatacatttttgtagaaaatataagccgcataaggacccagaattatctttaaatggcacccctatcaaagttgtaaaggaggccaagttcctgggtttaattttcgactctcatttaacattcttaccgcatattaaatcccttaaagctaaatgcctgaaggcactagatttgttaaaagttgtttcaaattcaaagtggggaggggatcaagctaccctcctccacttatacagatcattagtacggtctaaacttgattatggctccatcgtatatggtggagcctgtaaaagcaacctgaaacttcttgattctatccaccaccaaggtctaagactttgtcttgggtccttcagaacctcacctgttgacagtctctacgttgaggctgatgaactttctcttacacaacgccgtattaaattgtccttacaatacattactaaattacactctaatgaatctaaccctgcatataactgtgtgttcaatccactgtatgaggatttgtacgacaagaagtcttctcttgctccacctcttgggctcagaattaaaccctttctttcttcagccggcattgagctggaaaatatagctccctcccgtcttctttcttctcctccttggcagatggttaggccacaagttgacctaacattaactacatttaaaaaatcagaaactaatgaattacagtataaacaagaatataatcaattgaaacataaatatagcaattataaacccatatttacagatgggtccaaggatggtggagCAGTGGCCtgcgctactgtcattggatgcagaacaatatcttttagattaccaaataatagctctatttttacagcagaagctaacgccatactaacggctctcaaatacatacaaagacaccctaaacataaacagtatataatctattccgactctctttcttgccttcaggctattaaaaatatttcttgtaaacatccacttttaatagaaattattgaactgtacaataatcttgctactggccagtgcgacatcgtcttttgttggttgcctagtcacgttggcatttctggtaacacaatggctgatcttgctgtcaaggcagcactcaacaaatctgtgacaccacttcttattccatactcagattataaagctacaataagatcttatatccgtgatctgatgcagaagaagtgggacactcaagtaggtataaataaattacatgaaataaaaccttatatcggttatacttacttgggttgtcagtcaagatttgaggaggtcattatgcgacgatgtcgcattggccatacgaggtatactcacggttatctattaaaaggtgaagatcctccgttttgtatcccttgtgatgaaagaatcacagtcaagcatgtcctgcttgactgtgttgaatattccatcacaagggataaatattttaattcacaaactttgaaggatctttttaataatgttagctcccatttaattcttgcatttttaaaagacttagatttgctaaatgaattgtaaatagataaatattttattcttggaagtttgaattagtaacttaaagtgttagtggctgtatcctcgagggaggttaaagcactgtaaaattattgtcctcctgagagggtacgtaagtccaaaaacatttaaagtacatcaaaatattccactgtttctaatcgtagaatgcgtgtccttttaatttatggctagattttctgaattgctaacggctgaagggatgatgtaaatccagctagtgtccatgcaggaagcaaatgtactgtaagtccccatggtccctagcatggtgatctaccttctgtcgttggtgatatatagcccgtgttttatattgtgttgtcctaatagtgatcttagttttaactttcaagactagttttaaatcgtaactgtgatattctggttgttttactgtcctttgctgacaggtttatttaagaaatatatatcatccatttcagtgttacatgttctcgtcacgatatggctgaaatattgccgatgtgacgttaggtattaactcactcactcactgttttgcCGACATGACAGGTAGAACGACCCGCGTTATCGTATGTAGATTGTAAAAGTCTGTAACACGAATGTACTGAAGTAGAATAATTAAAAACAGAATGGACATCCTTTAGTATATATGTTAAATTTGACTTTAATGAAAGCGATTAAATTACGACAATTTATGGGGAAACTTCCAGATTGTCTGAGCAGGTATAATAAGAACCCATTTGACACCTTTGGCATCCGTTGGTGAGAGATCAGCTCCTTTCCCCATTATCAAAGATTTCTTTACGTGTAACAAAAACTGCATTCAGCATGGATCGTCCTCCCTGTACGGCCTGGCAACAATGTGTTGTTTGGACACATACTTCACGATATGTATATTGTCTCCATCACAAGCCAGATTTAGAATGTTATCACCAGCATCGTTCCTAACTGTTAAATCAGCCCCATGCGCAACAAGTAAGAAAAAAATGTCCTCATTTCCCTCACGTGCTGCCATCATTGCTGGTGTGCAGTCGTCCCCATCGCGGCTGTTGATATCCACATGACTGTGTGTCAGGAGGTACTCTATTATTTCAATATGTTCCCATTCACAAGCCACGTGAAGGATGGTTTCTCCGTCTTCACGTTCAAGGGACAGATCTGCTCCTGCTTCTACGAGAATTTCCAGAACATCCATATTTCCATTACTGGCTGGGATCATTGCTGGTGTCTGACCGTTGATGTCTTGACTGTCAATGTCCACAATGTCCTGATTCAGGATGTACTTGATTATTTCAATATTGCCCCCTTCACATGCCATGTGAAGGATTGTTTCATGATAGGCATTAATCAGAGACAGATCTGCTTTTGCTTTCAGAAGTAAATCAAACACGGCTTTTCCTGTGTATATAGCTGCTTTCATTACTGGCGTTTGACTGTCCGTGTCTCGACTGTTGATGCCCACGATATTCTGTGCGAGGACATACTGTACTATTTCAACACTTCCCCCAATAGAAGCTAAATGAAGAATGTTCCCATCGTCATCATCCACGAAAGACAGGTTTGCACCTTCACGGACAAGTAGGTCAAACACTTCTGTGTGTCCCCCCTTTGCTGCATGCATTACCGGCGTCATGTTGTCCTTCCCCCTTGTGTTGATATTTGTCCTGTCATCAGATAAAATGGACTTGACTCGGGCCAAATCTCCAACCATGCAGGCATGGATGAGAGTGGTGTTTAATTCGGTATACATTGGTGTCTGATTCCTGGAAGGTTTCTCTGAAGAAAGACATACGCTCATTAGATAGGATCTAAAAATGAATATCCTGGAAAATGTGTAGCGTATGTGTTAAAACATACATTTCCATCTTCAACGACTCGATTATAGTTCCAAAgaaacatgaatgaaatttagaatgagtgagtgagtttagttatacaccAGTACTAGCAAAATTTCAGGAACATCACGTTGGGGAACATCAAAAATTGCcttcacacattctatccaTATATGGTCTTTGGCGTAACGAACGAGCACTTTTATCACCAGTCTACCCCCAAGTCCAAATGTATACCGAAATGAGGAGTGGtgaggtagtccagtggttagagcgttcgattccccacttggatacaatgcgtgaagcccatttcttgtgtcccctgtcCTGATATTGGTGGTGTGTTGCTGAAAACATCGGAAAACGAAACCCACTCACTTGCGAAAAAGAAACGACCATAAGCTCATATGCATTTAACGACTACACTAAGCATCGTTACACTTTCACCATATGTGATCATGTCAGCTGATGTTCACTGTCATAAAGGGGGTAGATTCCAAAACCTTTGAAGCATTATCTATTTCCAATTTAAGAATTTCGTTTTGACTCATATCAAGGACAACCATTCATCCCAACTGTAGGGGTGGATGCTTCAAACCAAGTTAAATCTAGCGGACATAGCATCAACAATACACGTCCTAGCTTGTCCACTTCCGTTTCGCCCGTAATCCCCAGTACTTTCTCTTCTACTGTCCACGCTATCCACATAATTGTCAGGTCTTTTCCATATTGGGAAGAGTAGTGTGGTTACCAACAATTACTTCCATGAATAGTGTTAGCGGCGACGAAGCTTCGCGATTTCACTCTTTGAATTGTCATACATTAGTGGAGATTAGCAAGTCCCTGGAGAAATATCAAATAATTCTACTTGTTCACAGAATATACTgtatttttgtgatatatttatgaTACTTGTTTCAGATACAAGCATACCGGTTCTTGAAATATAacatttatgtttttgaaaatgtgttattttgttCATCACAACCCTGAACCTGAACGGGATTCCAAGCAATTTCGAGGGGGTAATACTACTTTACACTTATCAGTCGTGCTAGAATGAAGACACAGCCATTCTGATTTCCATTTTGCGATTCTTTACGgaaaaaattgaaaacaaaattgaCCGCAAAACTAAAAACAGAGTAGCTCTATACTTTAACTAGTGACccgtgaattgatcttcaggacTAATGTGGATACCTTTCACACACTCAGTTTTGCCAGTTCGAGTCTTCAGACACCTCATGTTTTGGCAAGTCTTCAATTGACAGGAGCCAGCTCGGACCTAAAACAGAAGCATGTTCGATCGTCTTGATCTTATTGTACTATCCACATCTTTGTATGTATAGACAACATGTTTACACCTGCTAATTCAGATGCTCGAACTCCCGTTATGCAGATACAGAGAATGATGATAATGGACGATTCCACTGCATCATGCCCAACCATTAACGTCTAAACGGACGCAGTTTTATATCTTTTTCAAGTCTTTTTGAGAAAAAGTGAACATTTCCTCGCAGCGTACTGACATAACTATGGAACGTAGTAGGGCCACGATGAAAAACTTTTTTGGTGGCTGTCAATATCGCCTACGCAGACCATATGATCATCTGCGTAGGAGTTGGTACCTCCatcgtaggacttattatctcctacgtgcGACGCACATCTGTTCTTTCCTGTGTAATCTAAAAGTCCGTTGTGGGCTAATTTAGGGA
The window above is part of the Haliotis asinina isolate JCU_RB_2024 chromosome 1, JCU_Hal_asi_v2, whole genome shotgun sequence genome. Proteins encoded here:
- the LOC137271610 gene encoding putative ankyrin repeat protein RF_0381, with amino-acid sequence MVGDLARVKSILSDDRTNINTRGKDNMTPVMHAAKGGHTEVFDLLVREGANLSFVDDDDGNILHLASIGGSVEIVQYVLAQNIVGINSRDTDSQTPVMKAAIYTGKAVFDLLLKAKADLSLINAYHETILHMACEGGNIEIIKYILNQDIVDIDSQDINGQTPAMIPASNGNMDVLEILVEAGADLSLEREDGETILHVACEWEHIEIIEYLLTHSHVDINSRDGDDCTPAMMAAREGNEDIFFLLVAHGADLTVRNDAGDNILNLACDGDNIHIVKYVSKQHIVARPYREDDPC